The Oxalobacteraceae bacterium OTU3CINTB1 genome includes a window with the following:
- a CDS encoding MFS transporter, with the protein MTSTALQKNAQSRPGTVFRVVSGNFMEMFDFFLFGFYATAIANAFFPAGDELASLMMTFMTFGAGFLMRPLGAIFLGAYVDRVGRRKGLIVTLALMAMGTLLIACVPGYATIGYAAPLLVLTGRLLQGFSAGVELGGVSVYLAEMATPGRKGFYVSWQSASQQVAVVAAAALGFGLNKWLTPAQVGEWGWRIPFFVGCMIVPVLFVIRRSLQETEEFKARKHRPEVKEIFRSMLNNWALVISGMMLVAMTTVSFYLITVYTPTFGKSVLHLTTSAALIVTLCVGVSNFIWLPVMGALSDRVGRRPLLLCFSALAILTAYPALHWLVNSPSFAHMLEVELWLSFLYASYNGAMVVALTEVMPVEVRTVGFSLAYSLATAVFGGFTPAIATGLIEYTGDKSAPGWWMTFAAACGLCATLILYRRQRLQDAETPAGKMAA; encoded by the coding sequence ATGACATCCACCGCCTTACAAAAAAACGCGCAATCCCGCCCCGGCACCGTTTTCCGCGTCGTCAGCGGAAATTTCATGGAGATGTTCGACTTCTTCCTGTTCGGGTTCTACGCCACCGCCATCGCCAACGCCTTCTTCCCGGCGGGCGACGAGCTGGCGTCGCTGATGATGACCTTCATGACCTTCGGCGCCGGCTTCCTGATGCGGCCACTGGGCGCCATCTTCCTCGGCGCCTATGTCGACCGCGTCGGCCGCCGCAAGGGGTTGATCGTCACCTTGGCGCTGATGGCCATGGGCACCTTGCTGATCGCCTGCGTGCCGGGCTACGCCACCATCGGTTACGCGGCGCCGCTGCTGGTGCTCACCGGTCGCCTGCTGCAAGGCTTCTCGGCCGGCGTGGAACTGGGCGGCGTGTCGGTCTACCTGGCCGAAATGGCGACGCCGGGCCGCAAGGGCTTTTATGTCAGCTGGCAGTCGGCCAGCCAGCAGGTCGCCGTGGTGGCCGCCGCCGCGCTGGGCTTCGGCTTGAACAAGTGGCTCACGCCGGCGCAGGTGGGCGAGTGGGGCTGGCGCATTCCGTTCTTCGTCGGCTGCATGATCGTGCCGGTGCTGTTCGTGATCCGCCGCTCGCTGCAGGAAACCGAGGAGTTCAAGGCGCGCAAGCACCGCCCCGAGGTCAAGGAGATTTTCCGCTCGATGCTGAACAACTGGGCGCTGGTCATCTCCGGCATGATGCTGGTGGCGATGACCACCGTGTCGTTCTACCTGATCACCGTTTATACGCCGACCTTTGGCAAGAGCGTGCTGCACCTGACCACCAGCGCGGCGCTGATCGTCACCCTGTGCGTCGGTGTGTCCAACTTCATTTGGCTGCCGGTGATGGGCGCCTTGTCGGACCGCGTCGGCCGCCGTCCGCTGTTGCTGTGCTTTTCGGCGCTGGCGATCCTGACCGCGTATCCGGCGCTGCACTGGCTGGTCAATTCCCCCAGCTTCGCCCACATGCTGGAAGTGGAACTGTGGCTGTCCTTCCTGTACGCCAGCTACAACGGCGCGATGGTGGTGGCGCTGACCGAAGTGATGCCGGTGGAAGTGCGCACGGTCGGCTTCTCGCTGGCCTACAGCCTGGCGACGGCGGTGTTCGGCGGCTTCACGCCGGCGATCGCCACGGGCCTGATCGAATACACGGGCGACAAGAGCGCGCCGGGTTGGTGGATGACCTTCGCCGCCGCCTGCGGCCTGTGCGCCACGCTGATCCTGTACCGCCGCCAGCGCCTGCAGGATGCGGAAACCCCGGCCGGAAAGATGGCCGCTTAA